Proteins encoded in a region of the Candidatus Moanabacter tarae genome:
- the metC gene encoding Cystathionine beta-lyase codes for MNFETRAVHAGRKTDPTTGSIIPPLYQTATYVLEEVGKLKGFDYTRSANPTRENLEVNLASLEGGKYATAFASGMAAADSVIRLLKAHDHIVSVDDIYGGVIRLLDNIVIRSEISVDYVDGSNLQNIRDAIKPETRMLWIETPSNPLLKIIDLEEAAQIAQEHNLIYVVDSTFATPYLLRPLEFGADIVIQSTTKYLSGHNQLIGGACITNREDLHEDLFFIQKTVGAVPSPHDCWLTLLGIKTLPLRMEKHCENAQLIAEYLEQHDKVQRVAYPGLPSHPQHNIARSQQNGYGGMITLELKGGYDAGVKFLNSLSLISLAESLGSVESMITHPASMTHKSVPREDRLARGLTDGLARISVGIESLQDLIEDLKQALSQVKA; via the coding sequence ATGAATTTCGAAACACGCGCCGTCCATGCGGGAAGGAAGACCGACCCTACTACCGGTTCTATAATCCCACCTCTTTACCAAACTGCGACATACGTCCTGGAAGAGGTTGGCAAATTAAAAGGATTTGACTATACGCGATCTGCGAACCCGACCCGAGAGAACCTGGAGGTGAATCTCGCCTCACTTGAAGGAGGCAAATATGCTACTGCATTTGCCTCGGGAATGGCTGCTGCAGATTCTGTAATTCGACTTCTCAAAGCCCATGACCATATAGTATCTGTCGATGACATTTACGGAGGGGTAATCCGCCTTCTCGACAACATTGTCATCCGAAGCGAAATTTCGGTAGATTATGTGGATGGGAGCAACCTACAAAATATTCGCGATGCGATTAAGCCTGAAACCCGGATGCTTTGGATTGAAACACCGAGTAATCCCCTCCTCAAGATTATCGATCTCGAAGAGGCAGCTCAGATCGCCCAAGAGCATAATCTAATCTATGTAGTTGATTCAACTTTTGCCACTCCTTATCTCCTTCGGCCCCTGGAATTTGGAGCCGACATCGTAATACAAAGTACTACAAAATATTTAAGTGGGCATAATCAATTAATAGGTGGTGCTTGTATCACAAACCGGGAGGATCTTCACGAAGACCTCTTCTTTATTCAAAAGACAGTTGGTGCGGTTCCCAGCCCACATGATTGCTGGTTAACACTACTCGGGATCAAAACCTTACCACTCCGAATGGAAAAACATTGTGAGAATGCACAGTTAATCGCTGAGTACCTAGAGCAACATGATAAAGTTCAAAGAGTTGCCTATCCAGGTCTCCCTTCCCATCCACAGCACAATATCGCAAGGAGCCAACAAAACGGGTATGGGGGAATGATCACCTTAGAGTTAAAGGGGGGGTACGATGCAGGTGTAAAGTTTCTAAACTCTCTTAGTTTGATTTCCCTCGCGGAAAGTCTTGGATCTGTGGAGAGTATGATCACCCATCCCGCATCGATGACTCATAAGAGTGTACCTAGGGAAGATCGCCTGGCCCGAGGTCTGACTGATGGTCTAGCGCGCATCTCCGTTGGAATCGAATCTCTTCAAGACCTAATCGAAGACTTAAAGCAGGCCTTATCTCAAGTTAAGGCCTGA